One Variibacter gotjawalensis genomic window, TCGCGTCAGCCTGCTGATCGAAGCGAAAGGCGCGGGCCGCAGCGTCTCGACGATCGTCGGGTCGCTCAGCGGCAGCGGCACGATCAGCCTCGAGCGGCCGGAAGTAGCCGCGCTCGATGCGCGCGCATTCGATGATCTGGAACGCTCCGCGGAAGTTGAGTCGGCCGATCCCGCGAAGGTGCGCACGTTGATCGACACGGCGCTGCGCCGCGCCGCATTCCGCGCCGCGCGCGCAGATGCTGGCCTGATCCTGAACGGCGGCCAGCTTCGCGTGGCGAATTTGTTGGCGAAGGGTGACCGCGCAATGCTGGCTGTTAGCGGCGGAATAGATCTGACCCGCCGCGAACTCGACGCGCGTCTGACGCTCTACACGGATCGCGGCGCAACGCCCGCCGGTCGCCCCGAGATCAACGTCCTGCTGCGCGGCCCGTTGGCGAACCCGCAGCGAACGACCGACGTTTCGGCTTTGATTGGTTGGCTGGCCCTGCGCTCGGTCGATCGTCAGGCTAAACGCCTGGAGACGCTCGAGGCCGAGCGGGCCGCCGCCGAGGCGGCACTGATACGACTGCAGGCTGCTCAGCCTGTCGTGCAGCCCGCTCCGCAGCAGCTTGTCCCAGAAGCGCGGCCGCCGATGCCGGCACCGCGATCAGCCGGCCCGCAAATGCCTGAGCAAATGCCGCCGGCCGCTAACGCGCCGCGCCAAAGGTCACTGTTCGATCTGTTCGGGGCTTCGCGCTGATTGCGGTTCCGAGCCGCCACCGCCCGTTGAAGGCTGCGGATCGCGACCGTTCTCGATCAAGCTCTGATGGCCGCTCTGTACTCGGTAGTAGTCGAGCACGAACAGACGGATCGCTGACGACAGATTGCCGTGCTTCCGCTTTGAGTCGATCGACGAAACCATATCGGACAGCGTGACCCCGCGCTCGTTGGCGATGTCTTTCAGGCTGGTCCAAAACGCGTCCTCAAGACTGACGCTCGTCTTATGATTTGCGATGACGATGGATCGTTTAATGACTGGTGACTTCATTTCTCATCCTCTCGCTCGAGCTTGCGCTGATCCAAGAAGCTCCGGGCCGTTTGTTTTTGTGCCGCCTCCAGCTTTTTGTCGGCTTTGCTGCGGCCAAAGCGGGCTCGATTTTCCGCCGCCACAGACTCTTGCTTCTCTCGGATCGCTTGCTTTCGCGCCTTCTTGAAATTGATGACCTCGGTCATTTTGCCTATGACTGCTGCGACAACACTATTGTACTACTGTCTAGACGCGTAAAAGTTCCCGGTCTCGCGAAAAATGGGTGCCCGGTTACACGGATAGTTGAAGGTCGCGTCTAGTTCTCAGGTTTGGTCATCTTTTCGGGTCTGACCAGGCGGTCAAATTCCACCGCGTTAATGAGCCCGGACGCCACTGCCTCTTCTTTAAGCGTGGTTCCATTCTTGTGTGCGGTCTTCGCAATTTTAGCCGCGTTGTCGTAGCCGATTTTCGGCGCTAGCGCCGTGACCAGCATCAGCGAGCGGCGCATCAGCTCGTCGATCTGCTGGCGATTCGCTTCGATGCCGACGACGCAACGATCCGTGAATGAACGCGCCGCGTCGGCGAGCAGTCGAACCGATTGCAGGAAAGCGTACGCCATCACGGGCTTGTAAACGTTGAGTTCGAAATGGCCCTGGCTCGCTGCCACCGTCACGGTGGTCTGATTGCCGAACACCTGACAGCACACCATCGTCAGCGCTTCGCACTGCGTCGGGTTGACCTTGCCCGGCATGATCGACGAGCCCGGCTCGTTCTCCGGCAGGATCAACTCGCCGAGACCCGAGCGCGGCCCTGAACCGAGAAAGCGAATATCGTTCGCGATCTTGAACAGCGCCGTCGCGGTCGCGTTGAGTGCACCGTGCGCGTAAGCGTAGCCATCATTGCCGGCGAGCGCTTCGAACTTATTCGGCGCGGTGACGAACGGCAGTTTCGTGATCGCGGCGACGCGCGTTGCGAAAGCCTTCGCGAAGGCGCGGCGGCTGTTGAGACCGGTGCCGACGGCGGTGCCGCCTTGCGCGAGCGGATAGAGCGCGGACAGCGATGCCTTGACGCGCGTGCGTGCGTTCTTCACCTGTGCGACGTAACCGGAGAATTCTTGACCGAGCGTCAGCGGCGTTGCGTCCTGCGTATGCGTGCGGCCGATCTTCACGATTTTCGCGAAGGCCTTGCTCTTCTTATCGAGCGCTGCAGCGAGATGATCGAGGGCAGGGAGCAGTTCGACATTGATCGCGATCGCGGCCGCGATATGCATCGCGGTCGGATAGCTGTCGTTCGACGACTGGCCCATGTTGACGTGATCGTTCGGATGGATCGGCGACTTCTGCCCGCGCGTGCCGCCGAGCATTTCGTTCGCGCGGTTCGCGATAACCTCGTTGGCATTCATGTTCGATTGCGTGCCGGACCCGGTCTGCCACACCACGAGCGGAAACTCTGCATCGTGCTCGCCGTCGATCACTTCCTGCGCGGCCGCGACGATCGCTTTTGCGCGCTTGCCGTCGAGATCGCGCAGCTTCTGGTTTGTCTCGGCGGCGGCGCGCTTGACGATGCCGAATGCACGCACGACGCCGATCGGCATCTTCTCGATCCCGATCGGGAAATTCTCGAGCGAGCGCTGAGTCTGCGCGCCCCACAGGCGGGCGGAATCGACTTCGATCGGACCGAACGTATCGGTCTCGATGCGGGACTTGGCCATGGTAGATCCTCGGACGACGAAGCGAGCGGCGGCTGGCTTCGAAATTATTTCTTACGGAAGCGGTCGAACTGCACGACTTCGGCGCCGCCGCTCGGCGGTGCGTCGGGCTCGGATGACTTCTCGGCAACCGGCAGCTTCACGGGCGCTTCCGGCGTTTCGGTTTTCTCGACGAGGGTCGGAACGGCAGCGGGCGCTTTCGCCGCGTCTGCGGCCTCTTCGCCGTCCTGCGCTTCCTGAGCGACTTCAAATTCCAAGCCGAACTGCACGGAGGGATCGAAGAACGCCTTCATCGCATCGAACGGGATGAAGAGCTTTTCCGGCACGCCCTTGAACGACAGGCCGACCTCGATGCCGCTATCGGTCACTGCGAGGTCCCAAAACTGATGCTGCAGCACCACCGTCATCTCTTCAGGATGATGCTCGCGCAAACGCGGCGACATCTTTACGCCCGGCGCCTGCGTATAGAATGCGATGAAGAAGTGATGATCGCCCGGCAAGCCGTTGCGCGCCGCATCGGCGACGACTTTCTTCACGACGCCGCGCAGCGCGTCGCGGACCAGGAGATCGTAACGGATTTGATCAAGTGACATTATGCTTTGCCTCGGCGGCGAATTCCGCACGGCTGGGCGCGTCGCGCAAGTCCCAAATTTCGCATGGATTCGCGCCGTGCATCTGCAGAATTTTTGGTGGCGGTTTGATGAAAGTGGAGGCTTCTGTTGCCAGGTGCCTCCGAACCCCGCCTAACGCGGCTAAGCGTTAGGGCTTAATTTCGGTATTTCAAACTGCGTTACGCAGCCTGAGCAACCGGAGCGTAGTTGTCATTGGCAACTATGCGAATGGCCCGATATCGGCGGATACCATGCCGGGCAAAAGCGCGCTCTTTACACCCTCGTCGATCCTATTTCGCCCCCGCCAAAACCCAGACCTTGGAACGCTTCTGGGCTTTGGTGGAGGCGCCGGGTACTGCCCCCGGGTCCGAATGGCTTATTGCAACGGCCGTTTATCACCATAGTCGGCTTGCGCCGACGCTTCGGAATATAGGGACAGATCGTGGCCGAAGGAAGAGCCGCAATTTCGGTGTGTGCGAAAGGGCTTAACGATATCCGCGCTCTTGGCTGCGGCTTCGCTCAGGAGTAGTGCGTTTGGCGATGTCCGAGCCAATGCAACCTGCCGAAATCCCGACCGTACGCGAGCTGTTCGTTGCGTTCGTCCTCGCGGGGCTGTCGGGCTTCGGCGGCGTGTTGCCGTTCGCGCGCCGCATGATGGTGGAGCAGCGCCGCTGGCTGACGCCTGAGGAGTTCAATGAGCTCTTCTCGCTCTCGCAATTCGTTCCGGGACCGAACGTACTCAATATGTCGGTGATCTACGGCTCGCGCTGCCGCGGCCCGATCGGGGCGATCGCGGCCGCCGGCGGCTTGCTGGCGGCGCCCGTCGCCATCGTGATCGCGCTTGCGGCGCTGTACGGCCTCTACGGCGACGTCGGCGCGCTGCCGCGCATTCTCGCCGGCGTCGCGGCGGCGGCGGCCGGGCTGATCATCGCGGCGAGCGCCCGCATGGTGCAGCCGCTCATCAGCCGCCATACGGGACCGGCGCCTTTTGTCGCAGCCGCGGTCTTCGTCGGCTTCGGGATTCTGCGCGTGCCTATGTGGTGGGTCATCGCGGCGGCGCTGCCGCTCAGCATCGTGCTCACAGTCTGGTGGCGGGGGCGCTGATGCAGGCCAACCCGGTCACAACGCTCATCCTGCACTTCATGCTGCTGTCGATCTTGGCTGTCGGAGGCGCCAACAGCGTGATCCCCGAGATGCATCGGCTGGTCGTCGAGAACAATGCGTGGATGACCGACCGGCAGTTCGCCGATCTCTTCGCGATTGCACAAATCGCGCCGGGGCCGAACATCATCATCGTCACTCTGATCGGCTATCAAGTCGCGGGAATCGTTGGAGCACTCGCAACGACCGCCGCGATGTGCCTGCCGAGCTGTCTGCTCGTCTATGCAACCGACTTCGGCTGGCAACATTTTCGTGAAGCGAAGTGGCGAATTGTTTTGCAGGCCGCAATCGTACCGGTGTCGGTTGGCTTGATTGCTGCGAGTGCGCTCATTGTCGCGCAGACAGCCGACGCGTCGTGGACCGCTGTGGCTATTACACTTGCGACTGCCGGGGTTGCCTATTTTACGCGCTTGCACCCGTTATGGATGTTCGCTCTTGCTGCTGTGCTTGGGTACGTCGGGCTGACCTAGTTCGTCGTGGTTTCGACTTTACGCATATGGATTTCAATATCCGGTTGTGTTTAAGCTCAAGCGGGACAGCATAAGAAAATGCGGGGGAGCTCGTGGTGGAAGACACCAAAACAGTAGCGCGTACAGGTCCGTTTGCTTTCATCCGGAATCCTGAAGATTTTTGGGGCGGCTTGGTGCTGATCCTGTTTGCGGTTTTCGCCTGGTGGGCGACCCGCACACTTCCTGGACAGCAAGGTTTTGCCTTCGGGCCCGGCACGGCGCCGCGCCTATTCATGGTGTTGCTCGCCCTGAACGGCCTCGCCATCATGGCGACCGGCATCTTCACCGATGGTAACGACGTCCACTATTCGTGGAAGAGCGCGGTCTTCATCGTCGTCGTCGCTGCTATCTGGCTGGCGATCGAACGCGGCATGTGGGCGATCGGCCAGGGCGCCAACGGTTACATGGTCGCCACCGTCGTGATCGCTGCAGCGTCTCTGCTGATGATCCCAACGCTCGATCGCTTAGAGCTGCGCGGCGTCTTCTTCATCGTTTTGTCGGTGTGCCTGTTCGCCGCCTGCATTCGCACGCTCGGCCTCGTGGTCTCAACGTTCCTTCTTGTGTTCGTCTCCTCTGCGGCGACCAACGAAGTCAAATGGGTCCAGGCGGCGATCTGGGGTGTCGTGATGGCTGCGTTCTGCGCGATCCTCTTCCCGTACGTGCTCAATCTGCCCATGCAGTTGTGGCCGCGGTTCTAGGGAGTAGAAAAACATGGAACTCCTACAGAACCTCGCACTCGGTTTCGGCGTCGCAGTCACGCCGCTCAACCTGGGCCTCTGTCTGCTCGGCGCGCTCGTGGGAACGCTCGTCGGCGTGCTCCCGGGCATCGGCCCGCTCGCAACCATCGCGATGCTGCTGCCGATCACCTTCGGTTTGCCGCCGGTCGGCGCGCTCATCATGCTCGCCGGCATCTACTACGGCGCCATGTATGGCGGATCGACCACGGCCATCCTGGTCAATCTGCCCGGCGAATCCGCGTCAGTGGTCACAACGCTCGACGGCCACCAGATGGCGAAACAGGGCCGCGCCGGCCCGGCGCTTGCCATCGCGGCCCTCGGCTCGTTCTTCGCCGGCTGCGTTGCAACCGTCGTCGTCGCAATTCTCGGTAAACCGCTGACTGCCGTTGCGTTGAAGTTCGGCCCTGCCGAATACTTCTCGCTGATGGTGCTCGGCCTCGTCTTCGCGGTCGTGCTCGCCAAGGACTCGGTGCCGAAGGCGATCGCGATGATCCTGTTCGGTCTGCTGCTTTCGATGGTCGGTACCGACATCGAAACCGGCCAGACCCGCATGACCTTCGACGTCATCGAGTTGTCGGACGGCATCGGCTTCGTCGCCGTTGCCATGGGCATCTTCGGTTTCGCCGAGATCATGCGCAATCTCTGGGTCAGCCAGGATCGCGATCTCGTCCAGCAGAAGATCACCGGCCTCATGCCGACCAAGAAGGACTTGCTCGAGGCGACTCCGGCAGTCATCCGCGGCACGCTCCTCGGTTCGCTCCTCGGCATTCTGCCGGGCGGCGGCACGATCCTCGCGGCCTTCGGCTCCTACACGCTGGAGAAGAAGCTCGCGAAAGATCCGCGCCGCTTCGGCCGCGGCGCCATCGAAGGCGTCGCCGGTCCGGAAAGCGCGAACAACGCTGCCTCGCAGACCTCGTTCATCCCGCTGCTGACGCTCGGC contains:
- a CDS encoding ribbon-helix-helix domain-containing protein; its protein translation is MKSPVIKRSIVIANHKTSVSLEDAFWTSLKDIANERGVTLSDMVSSIDSKRKHGNLSSAIRLFVLDYYRVQSGHQSLIENGRDPQPSTGGGGSEPQSARSPEQIEQ
- a CDS encoding DUF4169 family protein, whose translation is MTEVINFKKARKQAIREKQESVAAENRARFGRSKADKKLEAAQKQTARSFLDQRKLEREDEK
- the fumC gene encoding class II fumarate hydratase, translated to MAKSRIETDTFGPIEVDSARLWGAQTQRSLENFPIGIEKMPIGVVRAFGIVKRAAAETNQKLRDLDGKRAKAIVAAAQEVIDGEHDAEFPLVVWQTGSGTQSNMNANEVIANRANEMLGGTRGQKSPIHPNDHVNMGQSSNDSYPTAMHIAAAIAINVELLPALDHLAAALDKKSKAFAKIVKIGRTHTQDATPLTLGQEFSGYVAQVKNARTRVKASLSALYPLAQGGTAVGTGLNSRRAFAKAFATRVAAITKLPFVTAPNKFEALAGNDGYAYAHGALNATATALFKIANDIRFLGSGPRSGLGELILPENEPGSSIMPGKVNPTQCEALTMVCCQVFGNQTTVTVAASQGHFELNVYKPVMAYAFLQSVRLLADAARSFTDRCVVGIEANRQQIDELMRRSLMLVTALAPKIGYDNAAKIAKTAHKNGTTLKEEAVASGLINAVEFDRLVRPEKMTKPEN
- a CDS encoding SspB family protein, whose amino-acid sequence is MSLDQIRYDLLVRDALRGVVKKVVADAARNGLPGDHHFFIAFYTQAPGVKMSPRLREHHPEEMTVVLQHQFWDLAVTDSGIEVGLSFKGVPEKLFIPFDAMKAFFDPSVQFGLEFEVAQEAQDGEEAADAAKAPAAVPTLVEKTETPEAPVKLPVAEKSSEPDAPPSGGAEVVQFDRFRKK
- a CDS encoding chromate transporter, whose product is MQPAEIPTVRELFVAFVLAGLSGFGGVLPFARRMMVEQRRWLTPEEFNELFSLSQFVPGPNVLNMSVIYGSRCRGPIGAIAAAGGLLAAPVAIVIALAALYGLYGDVGALPRILAGVAAAAAGLIIAASARMVQPLISRHTGPAPFVAAAVFVGFGILRVPMWWVIAAALPLSIVLTVWWRGR
- a CDS encoding chromate transporter; this translates as MQANPVTTLILHFMLLSILAVGGANSVIPEMHRLVVENNAWMTDRQFADLFAIAQIAPGPNIIIVTLIGYQVAGIVGALATTAAMCLPSCLLVYATDFGWQHFREAKWRIVLQAAIVPVSVGLIAASALIVAQTADASWTAVAITLATAGVAYFTRLHPLWMFALAAVLGYVGLT
- a CDS encoding tripartite tricarboxylate transporter TctB family protein → MEDTKTVARTGPFAFIRNPEDFWGGLVLILFAVFAWWATRTLPGQQGFAFGPGTAPRLFMVLLALNGLAIMATGIFTDGNDVHYSWKSAVFIVVVAAIWLAIERGMWAIGQGANGYMVATVVIAAASLLMIPTLDRLELRGVFFIVLSVCLFAACIRTLGLVVSTFLLVFVSSAATNEVKWVQAAIWGVVMAAFCAILFPYVLNLPMQLWPRF
- a CDS encoding tripartite tricarboxylate transporter permease; its protein translation is MELLQNLALGFGVAVTPLNLGLCLLGALVGTLVGVLPGIGPLATIAMLLPITFGLPPVGALIMLAGIYYGAMYGGSTTAILVNLPGESASVVTTLDGHQMAKQGRAGPALAIAALGSFFAGCVATVVVAILGKPLTAVALKFGPAEYFSLMVLGLVFAVVLAKDSVPKAIAMILFGLLLSMVGTDIETGQTRMTFDVIELSDGIGFVAVAMGIFGFAEIMRNLWVSQDRDLVQQKITGLMPTKKDLLEATPAVIRGTLLGSLLGILPGGGTILAAFGSYTLEKKLAKDPRRFGRGAIEGVAGPESANNAASQTSFIPLLTLGIPPNAVMALMVGAMTIHGIVPGPQVMTKQPELFWGLIASMWIGNLMLVVINLPLVGLWVRLLRVPYRLLFPMILVFCCIGVYSLNNTPFDVVLTALFALIGYWLLKHNFEPAPMLLGFVLGPLMEENLRRAMLLSRGDATVFFTRPISAVIMVLSIFLLIVALLPMIRKRREEVFVE